The Catenuloplanes niger genome includes a window with the following:
- a CDS encoding nuclear transport factor 2 family protein gives MNVNRIVAGVATVVALGAVVPVAAVSAASAATPVAQGVQVAHDHGHGQHTPRIVKDWLKAWNAGDGKRLGSLFTKDGRYTDHAFGPVFVGPAGVEQWVANTYGGIDGVHGELRWAERHGDEIVFGWTFSGHIKGAPSAFEVPAVTVLKVRGSKIASNDDYYSFAEVAEQSGLPADWNPGA, from the coding sequence ATGAACGTCAACCGCATCGTCGCCGGAGTCGCCACGGTCGTCGCGCTGGGCGCCGTCGTCCCGGTGGCGGCAGTCTCCGCCGCCTCAGCGGCCACACCCGTCGCGCAGGGCGTGCAGGTCGCGCACGATCACGGGCACGGCCAGCACACGCCGCGCATCGTCAAGGACTGGCTGAAGGCATGGAACGCCGGCGACGGCAAGCGGCTCGGCTCGCTGTTCACCAAGGACGGCCGCTACACCGACCACGCGTTCGGCCCGGTCTTCGTCGGACCCGCGGGCGTCGAGCAGTGGGTGGCCAACACCTACGGCGGCATCGACGGTGTGCACGGCGAGCTGCGCTGGGCGGAGCGGCACGGCGACGAGATCGTCTTCGGCTGGACGTTCAGCGGGCACATCAAGGGTGCGCCGAGCGCCTTCGAGGTGCCCGCGGTCACCGTGCTGAAGGTCCGCGGCTCGAAGATCGCCAGCAACGACGACTACTACAGCTTCGCCGAGGTCGCCGAGCAGTCCGGTCTCCCGGCCGACTGGAACCCCGGCGCCTGA